One genomic segment of Streptomyces sp. RKND-216 includes these proteins:
- a CDS encoding DUF3830 family protein, with product MPDRFIEVSLDKRGVSCTARLLDDRAPITCDAVWNALPLGGDVYHAKYARNEIYALLPPFAPEEPPLENPTITPIPGDLCYFTFTDTQLGTKSYGYETEAKHQGRRTVVDLALFYERNNLLINGDAGWVPGIVWGAVVDGLDRMADACQDLWRAGALGETLSFRRA from the coding sequence ATGCCGGACCGCTTCATCGAAGTGTCCCTGGACAAGCGAGGGGTGAGCTGCACAGCCAGGCTCCTCGACGATCGCGCGCCGATCACCTGTGACGCGGTGTGGAACGCGCTGCCCCTCGGCGGCGACGTGTACCACGCCAAGTACGCGCGCAACGAGATCTATGCCCTCCTCCCGCCGTTCGCCCCCGAGGAACCCCCGCTGGAGAACCCCACCATCACGCCCATCCCCGGCGACCTGTGCTACTTCACCTTCACCGACACGCAGTTGGGCACGAAGTCCTACGGCTACGAGACCGAGGCCAAGCATCAGGGCCGGAGGACCGTTGTGGACCTGGCGCTGTTCTACGAGCGCAACAACCTGCTGATCAACGGTGACGCAGGGTGGGTGCCCGGCATCGTGTGGGGGGCGGTCGTGGACGGCCTCGACCGGATGGCTGACGCCTGCCAGGACCTGTGGCGGGCCGGCGCGCTCGGCGAGACGCTCAGCTTCCGCCGCGCCTGA
- a CDS encoding amidase, translated as MSDLTALTASRLVAGYAAGDFSPVEVTRAALEHAEAAQPRLNAFVRLLGETALEEARASEDRWRRGEPAGLVDGVPVTVKDILLQRGVPTFKGSWSVGEDSRPWDEDAPSVARLRENGAVFLARTTTPEFGWKGVTDSPRHGATGNPYDPERTAGGSSGGSAAAVAVGAGPLSLGTDAGGSVRIPASFTGTFALKPTYGRVPMYPASAFGTLAHVGPMARDAEDAALLMDVISGPDARDWSQLGPVAGSFRDGLAGGVAGLRIAYSPSFGGQVDVDPEVAAAVRRGVELLTDLGADVVEADPGFTDPVESFHVLWFSGAARTTQFFTDAERERMDPGLREVSELGARMSALDYLAAVDERMALGRHMGRFHEEYDLLVTPTMPITAFGNGVEVPAGSANPRWTSWTPFTYPFNLTQQAACSLPCGVDGDGMPIGLQIVGPRHGDALVLRAAHALYGAGVASGVRPPAA; from the coding sequence TTGTCCGATCTCACCGCCCTGACCGCGTCCCGGCTCGTCGCCGGGTACGCCGCCGGCGATTTCTCGCCCGTCGAGGTCACCCGTGCCGCGCTGGAGCACGCCGAGGCCGCGCAGCCGCGGCTCAACGCATTCGTCCGCCTTCTGGGCGAGACGGCGCTGGAGGAGGCGCGGGCCAGCGAGGACCGGTGGCGCCGCGGCGAACCGGCCGGGCTGGTCGACGGGGTGCCGGTGACGGTGAAGGACATCCTGCTGCAGCGCGGAGTCCCCACCTTCAAGGGCTCGTGGTCCGTGGGTGAGGACTCCCGGCCGTGGGACGAGGACGCCCCCTCGGTGGCGCGGCTGCGGGAGAACGGCGCCGTCTTCCTGGCCCGGACCACCACGCCGGAGTTCGGCTGGAAGGGTGTGACGGACAGCCCGCGGCACGGCGCGACCGGCAACCCGTACGACCCGGAGCGCACGGCGGGCGGGTCCAGCGGCGGCAGTGCGGCCGCGGTGGCGGTCGGTGCCGGGCCGCTGAGCCTGGGCACGGACGCGGGCGGCTCGGTGCGCATCCCGGCGTCGTTCACCGGCACCTTCGCGCTGAAGCCGACATACGGCCGGGTGCCGATGTACCCGGCGAGCGCGTTCGGCACTCTGGCGCACGTCGGCCCCATGGCGCGGGACGCGGAGGACGCGGCGCTGCTGATGGACGTGATCAGCGGCCCGGACGCGCGGGACTGGTCGCAGCTCGGCCCGGTCGCGGGCAGCTTCCGCGACGGCCTGGCGGGCGGGGTGGCGGGCCTGCGGATCGCCTACTCCCCCAGCTTCGGCGGGCAGGTGGACGTGGACCCGGAGGTGGCCGCCGCCGTGCGGCGCGGCGTGGAGCTGCTCACGGACCTGGGCGCGGACGTGGTGGAGGCGGACCCGGGCTTCACGGACCCGGTGGAGTCCTTCCACGTGCTGTGGTTCTCCGGCGCGGCGCGCACCACGCAGTTCTTCACCGACGCGGAACGGGAACGGATGGACCCGGGCCTGCGGGAGGTCAGCGAGCTGGGGGCGCGGATGAGCGCGCTGGACTACCTCGCCGCCGTGGACGAGCGGATGGCGCTGGGCCGGCACATGGGCCGCTTCCACGAGGAGTACGACCTGCTGGTGACGCCGACCATGCCGATCACGGCGTTCGGCAACGGGGTGGAGGTGCCCGCCGGGTCGGCGAACCCGCGCTGGACGAGCTGGACGCCCTTCACCTACCCGTTCAACCTCACCCAGCAGGCGGCGTGCTCGCTGCCCTGCGGGGTGGACGGCGACGGGATGCCGATCGGCCTCCAGATCGTGGGACCCCGGCACGGGGACGCGCTGGTGCTGCGGGCGGCACACGCGCTGTACGGCGCGGGTGTGGCCTCCGGCGTACGGCCTCCCGCGGCCTGA
- a CDS encoding D-2-hydroxyacid dehydrogenase, which translates to MSDTCVLVLDTDPLPDLDRLSGRARVVHADEKSLAERLPEADVLLVWDFLSDAVREAWPGGGPRPRWVHTPSAGVDRLLPELADSDTVITNARGVFDQPIAEYVTGLVVAMAKDFRGSWELQRERRWRHRETFRVGGTRAVVVGSGPIGRKIGRTLMALGVTVDLVGRTEREGDPDFGRVHAIDGMNTLLAGADWVVCVAPLTESSRGMFDAAAFSRMKPGAHFINVGRGQHVVEADLLEALHGGRIAGAALDVFHTEPLPEDSPLWEAPGLWISPHMSGDTVGWRNDLAVQFLDNFDRWYAGEPLHNVVDKGLGYVPAT; encoded by the coding sequence ATGTCCGACACCTGCGTACTGGTCCTGGACACCGATCCGCTGCCCGACCTCGACCGCCTCTCGGGTCGCGCGAGGGTGGTGCACGCGGACGAGAAATCCCTGGCAGAGCGGCTGCCGGAGGCGGATGTGCTGCTCGTGTGGGATTTCCTGTCGGACGCCGTGCGGGAGGCGTGGCCGGGTGGTGGACCCCGCCCACGCTGGGTCCACACGCCGTCCGCCGGGGTGGACCGGCTGCTGCCCGAGCTGGCGGATTCGGACACCGTCATCACCAACGCACGCGGCGTATTCGACCAGCCCATTGCCGAATACGTGACCGGTCTCGTCGTGGCCATGGCCAAGGATTTTCGCGGGAGCTGGGAATTGCAGCGCGAGCGGCGTTGGCGGCACCGTGAGACATTCCGCGTCGGCGGCACCCGGGCGGTGGTGGTGGGTTCGGGCCCGATCGGCCGGAAAATCGGCCGCACGCTTATGGCACTCGGTGTCACGGTGGATCTCGTGGGGCGCACGGAGCGGGAGGGGGATCCGGACTTCGGACGGGTCCACGCCATCGACGGCATGAACACCCTTCTGGCCGGGGCCGACTGGGTGGTGTGCGTCGCTCCGCTGACCGAGTCCTCGCGCGGCATGTTCGACGCGGCGGCGTTCTCCCGGATGAAGCCGGGGGCGCACTTCATCAACGTGGGCCGCGGTCAGCACGTGGTGGAGGCGGACCTGCTGGAGGCGCTGCACGGCGGGCGCATCGCCGGGGCGGCGCTCGACGTCTTCCACACCGAGCCGCTGCCGGAGGACAGCCCGCTGTGGGAGGCGCCCGGCCTGTGGATCTCCCCGCACATGAGCGGCGACACCGTCGGCTGGCGCAACGACCTGGCCGTGCAGTTCCTGGACAACTTCGACCGCTGGTACGCCGGCGAGCCGCTGCACAACGTCGTGGACAAGGGCCTCGGCTATGTCCCCGCGACCTGA
- a CDS encoding aspartate/glutamate racemase family protein, with product MDVSFLGGPQPQRGVGIVAPFDFALDRELWRWVPDDVSLHLTRTPFVPVEVSLDLARLVSEHETLREAVNALGAVAPEVLAYACTSGSFVGGTAGERAMSVAMESAGEAPALTTSGALLEALEELGVRRVAVVTPYTKSVTDSLEDFLGEAGIAVTGRSYLGLTREIWRVPYRDVVGMAREAVADDQPDALFISCTNLPTYDVIPQLEAELRMPVVSANQVTVWAALRRIGKDAVGAYQALLDPVARRGPAAMTPTAAEPAVAEGEPVVRETVFEPVAEELPGAAVMEEEPAEPVLPSPATAAAPSPADPVLEGHEVEAQPWYEEWGRGPQPPV from the coding sequence ATGGATGTCTCCTTCCTCGGTGGACCGCAGCCGCAGCGCGGCGTCGGAATCGTGGCACCCTTCGACTTCGCGCTGGACCGCGAGTTGTGGCGCTGGGTGCCGGACGACGTGTCGCTGCACCTGACGCGGACCCCGTTCGTCCCCGTCGAGGTCAGCCTCGACCTGGCCCGGCTCGTCAGCGAGCACGAGACGCTGCGCGAGGCCGTCAACGCGCTCGGCGCCGTGGCCCCCGAAGTGCTGGCCTACGCCTGCACGTCCGGCAGCTTCGTCGGTGGCACGGCGGGTGAACGCGCGATGAGCGTCGCGATGGAGAGCGCGGGCGAGGCACCCGCCCTCACCACCTCCGGCGCGCTGCTGGAAGCGCTGGAGGAGCTCGGCGTGCGCCGCGTCGCCGTCGTCACCCCGTACACCAAGTCGGTCACCGACTCGCTGGAGGACTTCCTCGGCGAAGCCGGCATCGCGGTCACCGGCCGCAGCTACCTCGGCCTCACCCGCGAGATCTGGCGCGTGCCCTACCGGGACGTGGTCGGCATGGCCCGCGAGGCGGTCGCCGACGACCAGCCCGACGCACTCTTCATCAGCTGCACCAACCTGCCCACCTACGACGTCATCCCGCAGCTCGAAGCGGAGCTGCGGATGCCGGTGGTCTCCGCGAACCAGGTGACCGTCTGGGCCGCGCTGCGCCGCATCGGCAAGGACGCCGTGGGCGCCTACCAGGCACTGCTTGACCCGGTGGCCCGACGCGGCCCGGCGGCGATGACGCCGACAGCGGCCGAGCCGGCGGTCGCGGAGGGCGAGCCCGTCGTCCGGGAGACCGTGTTCGAGCCGGTCGCCGAAGAGCTGCCGGGGGCGGCCGTGATGGAGGAGGAACCGGCCGAGCCGGTACTGCCCTCGCCCGCGACCGCAGCCGCGCCCTCCCCGGCCGACCCGGTGCTCGAAGGTCACGAGGTCGAGGCACAGCCCTGGTACGAGGAGTGGGGCAGAGGCCCGCAGCCTCCCGTGTAG
- a CDS encoding decarboxylase: MANAVGFLYPGHSAEDDYPRLEGILNETGAGVRLPLVHTDIGEDAHRADALLEMGSAHRLADRVAEVKRHDVEAVVWSCTSASFVFGWEGAHEQVRELSATAGLPASSTSFAFARAVQALRAERVAIAATYPEDVAELFTAFLKSAGAEVVSMCGSGIITAAEVGTWGKEEVLALARGGDHPDAQAVLLPDTALHTAAWIPEIEAVLGKPVLTANQVTVWEGLRLLDRTVTCPPLGRLFGA; this comes from the coding sequence ATGGCGAACGCTGTGGGGTTCCTCTACCCCGGCCACTCGGCGGAGGACGACTACCCGCGGCTGGAGGGCATCCTGAACGAGACGGGCGCCGGTGTGCGCCTGCCCCTCGTGCACACCGACATCGGCGAGGACGCCCACCGGGCCGACGCGCTGCTGGAGATGGGTTCCGCCCACCGGCTCGCCGACCGCGTGGCGGAGGTCAAACGGCACGATGTCGAGGCCGTCGTCTGGTCCTGCACCAGCGCCAGCTTCGTCTTCGGCTGGGAGGGTGCGCACGAGCAGGTGCGCGAGCTGTCCGCCACGGCGGGCCTGCCCGCCTCCAGCACTTCGTTCGCCTTCGCCCGCGCCGTCCAGGCGCTCCGCGCCGAGCGCGTCGCGATCGCGGCGACCTACCCGGAGGACGTCGCGGAACTCTTCACCGCGTTCCTCAAGTCGGCCGGCGCGGAGGTGGTGTCGATGTGCGGTAGCGGCATCATCACCGCGGCCGAGGTCGGCACCTGGGGCAAGGAGGAGGTGCTCGCCCTCGCCCGCGGCGGTGACCACCCCGACGCGCAGGCCGTCCTACTGCCGGACACGGCGCTGCACACGGCGGCGTGGATTCCGGAGATCGAGGCGGTCCTCGGCAAGCCGGTCCTCACCGCCAACCAGGTCACCGTCTGGGAAGGGCTCCGCCTCCTCGACCGCACGGTCACCTGCCCGCCCTTGGGCCGCCTCTTCGGGGCGTAG
- a CDS encoding LLM class flavin-dependent oxidoreductase: MSDPAANSEAIRGEARGTAPVPLSVLDLATVGAGHTPTDAFRTSVRLARLAESRGFTRHWVAEHHSMPGVASTAPAVILAHLAAHTDRIRLGSGGVMLPNHAPLTVAEQFGTLEALAPGRVDLGLGRAPGTDGLTASALRRTDQPRPDADEFPQQLRELTRFLDDDFPPAHRYHGRVHAVPGPVQGGDGSRPPIWLLGSSGFSARLAGELGLPFAFAHHFSAAHTQPALALYRETFRPSEALSEPYALIGVSALAAGDEEAARRQVMTGALAMLRLRTGRPGLVPTPEEAAAYPFGPAEQDFVDGWLANVVHGTPDAVRDGLDALAKRTGADELMLTANAHTPDARVRSYALIADAYDLPIL; the protein is encoded by the coding sequence GTGAGTGACCCGGCGGCGAACAGCGAAGCGATACGCGGCGAGGCGAGGGGCACCGCGCCCGTCCCCCTCTCCGTCCTCGACCTGGCCACCGTCGGCGCCGGACACACCCCGACCGACGCCTTCCGCACCTCCGTCCGCCTCGCACGCCTCGCGGAATCCCGCGGCTTCACCCGCCACTGGGTGGCCGAGCACCACTCCATGCCGGGCGTCGCCAGCACCGCGCCGGCCGTGATCCTGGCGCACCTCGCCGCCCACACCGACCGCATCCGCCTCGGCTCCGGCGGTGTGATGCTCCCCAACCACGCCCCGCTCACCGTCGCCGAACAGTTCGGCACGTTGGAGGCCCTCGCGCCCGGCCGCGTGGACCTCGGCCTGGGCCGCGCTCCCGGAACCGACGGGCTCACCGCCTCCGCACTGCGCCGCACCGACCAGCCGCGCCCGGACGCCGACGAGTTCCCACAGCAACTACGGGAACTGACCCGGTTCCTCGACGACGACTTCCCGCCCGCGCACCGCTACCACGGCCGCGTGCACGCAGTGCCGGGGCCGGTCCAGGGCGGCGACGGGTCGCGTCCGCCGATCTGGCTGCTCGGCTCCTCCGGCTTCAGCGCCCGCCTCGCCGGGGAGCTGGGCCTGCCGTTCGCCTTCGCCCACCACTTCTCCGCCGCCCATACGCAGCCCGCTCTCGCCCTGTACCGGGAGACCTTCCGCCCCTCGGAGGCGCTGTCCGAGCCCTACGCGCTGATCGGCGTCTCCGCGCTCGCGGCGGGCGACGAGGAGGCGGCACGGCGCCAGGTCATGACCGGCGCACTGGCGATGCTGCGGCTGCGCACCGGACGGCCCGGACTCGTCCCCACGCCCGAGGAGGCCGCGGCGTACCCGTTCGGCCCGGCGGAGCAGGACTTCGTCGACGGGTGGCTGGCGAACGTGGTGCACGGCACCCCGGACGCCGTACGGGACGGGCTCGACGCGCTGGCCAAGCGCACCGGCGCGGACGAACTGATGCTGACGGCCAACGCGCACACCCCCGACGCCCGGGTCCGCAGCTACGCCCTGATCGCCGACGCGTACGATCTGCCGATCCTCTGA
- a CDS encoding pentapeptide repeat-containing protein, with translation MTPDAAPARDPAPVPEALRADCARCFALCCVALPFVASTDFPVDKPAGTPCANLRDGFGCGIHSRLRERGWAGCAVYDCLGAGQKVSQTTYGGRDWRRHHGLAREMFAVFPVVRQLHELLRYLTEAVGLARKGDLRDALGEALARVDRLSRGRPDELLALDVGGVRAEVNPLLSATGAQVRATAVPGSRGGADHRGADLFGARLRGADLRAANLRGACLVAADLRRADLRSADVTGADLRDADLRGADLTGVLFLLPSQLDAARGDAATRLPDRVARPAHWPG, from the coding sequence GTGACACCCGACGCCGCACCCGCACGCGACCCCGCGCCCGTGCCCGAGGCGCTGCGCGCGGACTGCGCTCGCTGCTTCGCCCTGTGCTGCGTGGCGCTCCCCTTCGTCGCCTCGACCGACTTCCCCGTCGACAAGCCAGCCGGGACGCCCTGCGCCAACCTCCGCGACGGCTTCGGCTGCGGCATCCACTCCCGCCTCCGCGAACGCGGCTGGGCCGGCTGCGCCGTCTACGACTGCCTCGGTGCCGGACAGAAGGTGTCACAGACCACGTACGGGGGCCGCGACTGGCGTCGGCACCACGGCCTGGCGCGGGAGATGTTCGCCGTGTTCCCGGTGGTGCGGCAGCTCCACGAGCTGCTGCGGTACCTGACCGAGGCGGTCGGGCTCGCCCGGAAGGGCGACCTTCGGGACGCGCTGGGCGAGGCACTGGCCCGCGTCGACCGGCTGAGCCGCGGACGCCCGGACGAGCTGCTGGCCCTCGACGTGGGCGGCGTGCGCGCCGAGGTCAACCCGCTGCTGTCGGCGACCGGCGCGCAGGTGCGGGCGACCGCCGTGCCCGGGAGCCGGGGCGGCGCGGACCACCGGGGAGCCGACCTGTTCGGGGCACGCCTCCGGGGCGCGGACCTGCGGGCGGCGAACCTGCGGGGCGCCTGCCTGGTCGCCGCGGACCTGCGCCGGGCCGACCTGCGCTCGGCCGACGTCACCGGCGCCGACCTGCGCGACGCGGACCTGCGGGGCGCGGACCTCACCGGCGTGCTGTTCCTGCTTCCGTCACAGCTGGACGCCGCGCGCGGCGACGCGGCGACCCGGCTTCCGGACCGGGTCGCCCGGCCGGCGCACTGGCCCGGCTGA
- a CDS encoding EAL domain-containing protein gives MNGPSGGPDDDAATASTTPPRNLTYGDHDQPPAAPCDSDFRAAFNAAQFAMAVVDHEGRVRSANRALGALLGTDPDALVAAPIADLTGIGTDRRTRSAYHEALRGRTDRMSCTRRLKHADGHSLWAEITVTPTTPVSDAEEGRALLSVVDISERRALQKRLRHLQMHDPVTRLPNRALFFERLSAALRETATGRVGLCYLDLDGFKAVNDTLGHRVGDRLLEAVARRLASCVENDGHLVARLGGDEFAVLVESTADTAQVTGLAQSVLRALQQPIDLAGQRLAVSASIGVVERAAAGTTATCLMQAADTTLYWAKADGKGRWTLFDPERNAHRVTRQALSSTLRPALERGEFALEYQPIVGLDDETLHGAEALVRWRHPRFGTLGPDRFIGLAEENGAIVPLGRWVLDASCRQARQWLDDRPHNPVYVSVNVAVRQVWDSDLVADVERILDDTGLPPGLLQLELTESAVMGSAGRPLQALQALSEMGVRIAIDDFGTGYSNLAYLSRLPVRALKLDGTFVSGFRTARHENPADETIVTALVQLAHELGLTVTAECVEGREQAERLRGIGCDTGQGYYYARPMPAPSLTAWLSRAST, from the coding sequence CGCCTTCAACGCCGCGCAGTTCGCGATGGCGGTCGTCGACCACGAGGGCCGGGTGCGCAGCGCCAACCGCGCGCTCGGCGCCCTGCTCGGCACCGACCCGGACGCCCTCGTCGCCGCCCCGATCGCCGACCTGACCGGCATCGGCACCGACCGCCGCACTCGCAGCGCCTACCACGAGGCGCTGCGCGGCCGGACCGACCGGATGTCGTGCACCCGGCGACTCAAGCACGCCGACGGCCACTCTCTCTGGGCCGAGATCACCGTCACGCCCACCACGCCCGTCTCCGACGCGGAGGAGGGCCGGGCACTGCTGTCGGTGGTGGACATCAGCGAGCGCCGCGCGCTCCAGAAGCGCCTGCGGCACCTCCAGATGCACGACCCCGTGACCCGGCTGCCCAACCGCGCCCTGTTCTTCGAACGGCTCTCCGCCGCGCTGCGCGAGACCGCCACCGGCCGCGTGGGGCTCTGCTACCTGGACCTGGACGGGTTCAAGGCGGTCAACGACACCCTCGGCCACCGCGTCGGCGACCGGCTGCTCGAGGCGGTGGCCCGGCGATTGGCGAGCTGCGTGGAGAACGACGGGCATCTGGTGGCCCGGCTCGGCGGCGACGAGTTCGCCGTACTGGTGGAGAGCACCGCCGACACCGCGCAGGTGACCGGCCTCGCACAGTCGGTGCTGCGGGCGCTCCAGCAGCCGATCGACCTGGCCGGGCAGCGGCTCGCGGTGTCCGCCAGCATCGGCGTGGTGGAGCGCGCAGCCGCCGGCACGACCGCCACCTGCCTGATGCAGGCCGCCGACACGACCCTCTACTGGGCCAAGGCCGACGGAAAGGGCCGCTGGACGCTCTTCGACCCGGAGCGCAACGCCCACCGCGTCACCCGCCAGGCGCTGTCGAGCACGCTGAGACCCGCCCTGGAGCGGGGCGAGTTCGCGCTGGAGTACCAGCCGATCGTTGGACTGGACGACGAGACACTGCACGGCGCCGAAGCCCTCGTACGGTGGCGGCACCCGCGGTTCGGCACCCTCGGGCCGGACCGATTCATCGGGCTCGCGGAGGAGAACGGCGCCATCGTGCCGCTCGGCCGGTGGGTGCTGGACGCCTCCTGCCGGCAGGCGCGGCAATGGCTCGACGACCGCCCGCACAACCCGGTCTACGTCAGCGTCAACGTGGCCGTGCGGCAGGTGTGGGACTCCGACCTGGTCGCCGATGTCGAACGCATCCTCGACGACACCGGACTCCCCCCGGGGCTGCTGCAGCTGGAGCTGACCGAGTCGGCGGTGATGGGGTCGGCCGGTCGGCCCCTCCAAGCGTTGCAGGCGCTGAGCGAGATGGGCGTGCGCATCGCGATCGACGACTTCGGCACCGGCTACTCCAACCTCGCCTACCTCAGCCGCCTCCCGGTACGCGCGCTGAAGCTGGACGGCACGTTCGTCAGCGGCTTCCGCACCGCCCGGCACGAGAACCCCGCGGACGAGACAATCGTGACCGCGCTCGTCCAGCTCGCGCACGAGCTGGGGCTGACGGTCACCGCGGAGTGCGTCGAGGGGCGTGAGCAGGCGGAGCGGCTGCGCGGCATCGGCTGCGACACCGGGCAGGGCTATTACTACGCCCGGCCCATGCCCGCGCCCTCCCTCACCGCCTGGCTCTCCCGCGCCTCCACCTGA